Proteins from a single region of Candidatus Saccharibacteria bacterium:
- the dnaA gene encoding chromosomal replication initiator protein DnaA, with product MHHALWQSVLGEIELSISHAAFTTWFKNTELLDNTGEVVTIAVPNIFAKRQFEVKFNDQVKTVLEKNGVSPKRITYTVKTTGKKTVSREVTASPSASVDELLAPAPARELSTATTSKSGLNPRYTFSTFIVGSSNDLAYTACQAVAANPGTKYNPLFLYGGVGLGKTHLMQAVGNEIAKTNPESRILYISSETFVKDFLESIRFKKKGFSDKYRNVDVLIVDDMQFIAGKEKTQEEFFHTFNALHQTNKQIIISSDKPPKSIPTLTERLRSRFEWGMAIDIQMPDFETRCAIVETKASMSGIELGRDTIEYLANNIKTNVRELEGALNQLLAYAEMRGVTPDISTAEGLVGNVRQSRPQHVTAKQIIDKTAKHFQIETKEICSAKRDKHIVVPRQIAMYLLRSELHLSFPKIAGELGRKDHTTAIHSVEKIEKAIKLDFLIREQVAEIREKLYA from the coding sequence ATGCATCACGCATTGTGGCAAAGCGTTTTAGGAGAAATCGAACTCTCTATTTCGCATGCAGCATTTACCACCTGGTTTAAAAATACCGAACTTCTCGACAATACAGGCGAAGTTGTGACCATTGCTGTGCCAAACATCTTTGCAAAGCGTCAATTTGAAGTTAAATTTAATGACCAAGTAAAAACGGTTCTAGAAAAGAACGGCGTTTCACCAAAACGCATCACCTATACAGTCAAGACCACTGGCAAAAAGACTGTCAGCCGCGAAGTTACCGCGTCGCCAAGCGCAAGCGTCGACGAACTACTTGCGCCCGCACCAGCACGCGAACTATCTACCGCGACCACAAGTAAAAGTGGCCTCAACCCTCGCTATACGTTTAGTACCTTTATCGTCGGCTCAAGCAACGACCTAGCCTACACTGCCTGCCAAGCCGTTGCGGCAAACCCCGGCACCAAGTATAATCCCCTATTTTTATATGGTGGCGTTGGTCTTGGTAAAACTCACCTTATGCAGGCTGTGGGCAACGAAATTGCAAAAACAAATCCCGAATCACGGATTCTTTATATTAGCTCCGAAACATTTGTAAAAGACTTCCTTGAAAGTATTCGATTTAAGAAAAAGGGCTTTTCGGATAAATACCGCAATGTCGACGTACTGATAGTTGATGACATGCAGTTTATCGCTGGCAAAGAAAAAACACAGGAAGAATTCTTCCATACGTTCAATGCGCTTCACCAAACGAACAAGCAAATTATTATCAGTAGCGATAAACCACCAAAAAGTATCCCTACCCTTACCGAGCGTCTTCGCAGTCGCTTTGAATGGGGTATGGCAATCGATATCCAAATGCCCGATTTTGAAACCAGATGTGCAATCGTTGAAACAAAAGCCTCTATGTCTGGCATAGAACTTGGCCGCGATACTATCGAATACCTTGCGAACAATATTAAAACGAACGTTCGTGAACTCGAGGGCGCGCTAAACCAGTTACTCGCCTATGCCGAGATGCGCGGTGTAACGCCAGATATATCTACCGCCGAAGGTCTTGTTGGTAATGTTCGTCAGTCCAGACCGCAACATGTTACGGCAAAACAGATTATCGACAAAACAGCAAAGCACTTTCAAATCGAAACAAAAGAAATCTGCAGCGCTAAGCGCGACAAGCATATTGTTGTGCCCCGCCAAATTGCTATGTATCTTTTACGCAGCGAACTCCACCTTAGTTTTCCTAAAATCGCCGGCGAGCTTGGCCGAAAAGACCACACGACAGCAATTCATTCCGTCGAAAAGATCGAAAAAGCTATCAAACTCGACTTTCTTATA
- the rpmH gene encoding 50S ribosomal protein L34, translated as MPKRTHQPHTRHRARTHGFRARIATKAGRAVIKRRRIKGRAKLTV; from the coding sequence ATGCCAAAACGAACCCATCAACCACACACGCGTCACCGCGCCCGCACACACGGCTTTCGTGCTCGTATTGCTACCAAAGCTGGTCGCGCCGTGATTAAGCGCCGCCGCATCAAGGGTCGCGCTAAACTTACCGTCTAG
- the rnpA gene encoding ribonuclease P protein component, whose protein sequence is MLSVLHRFHGHGSLRYVYKNGQAVRSRLVTIKYVDNPRRKHSRFAVVVSKKVHKSAVGRNRIRRRMYEVVRQELPKFHSPHDVAILVFSSELISLPPAELTETMQELFTQAGLYK, encoded by the coding sequence ATGTTGTCAGTTCTTCATAGGTTTCATGGTCACGGCAGTTTGCGCTACGTGTATAAAAACGGACAAGCGGTTCGGTCGCGGCTTGTCACTATTAAATATGTTGATAATCCGCGCCGTAAGCATTCACGATTTGCTGTTGTCGTAAGTAAAAAAGTCCACAAGTCTGCGGTGGGCCGAAACCGTATTCGCCGTCGTATGTACGAGGTTGTTCGCCAAGAACTTCCAAAGTTCCACTCACCTCACGATGTTGCAATTTTGGTTTTTTCGAGTGAGTTGATTTCCCTGCCTCCCGCCGAGCTAACGGAAACAATGCAAGAGTTGTTTACGCAGGCCGGTCTCTATAAATAA
- a CDS encoding YidC/Oxa1 family membrane protein insertase, whose protein sequence is MNIFDILIVQPIFNLLIGLYSIIPGGDFGISLIIFTVLVRFAMYPLVKKQLHQTQAIKKIQPELARIKKQAKGNKQLESMQMLELYKKNGINPFRSIGLLLIQLPIFIALYSVIQIFTLHRDQIAKFSYDFMEGIGPIKQVIEHPEQFNEKLLGVVDLTKSAFTTNGVDIFLVFLAVIAAVTQYIMSKQTMPQNESKKRLRDVMSEAAEGKQADQSEMNAIVMSKMMKVLPFFMFFIMITVPGALALYYAVSNIVAVAQQSYLLKKDAEEMDEIADEPVAKPKAGKKATAKAREKAAKPAKVTKSTPTVTRIKAKDSKTKARK, encoded by the coding sequence ATGAATATTTTTGACATCTTAATCGTTCAACCGATTTTTAACCTGCTTATTGGGCTATATAGTATTATTCCCGGCGGAGATTTTGGCATAAGCCTTATTATCTTTACTGTCCTTGTGCGTTTTGCTATGTACCCGCTTGTTAAAAAACAGCTTCACCAAACGCAGGCGATTAAAAAAATCCAACCAGAACTAGCGCGGATTAAAAAGCAGGCAAAGGGTAATAAGCAACTCGAGAGCATGCAGATGCTTGAGCTTTATAAAAAGAATGGCATTAACCCATTCCGTTCGATTGGTCTTTTGCTTATTCAGCTTCCGATTTTTATTGCCCTTTATAGTGTTATTCAAATCTTTACCCTTCACCGCGATCAGATTGCGAAGTTTAGCTATGACTTTATGGAGGGTATTGGCCCAATCAAGCAAGTTATTGAACATCCAGAGCAGTTCAATGAAAAGCTTCTTGGGGTAGTTGACCTTACGAAATCTGCTTTTACTACTAATGGCGTCGATATTTTCTTAGTTTTTCTAGCGGTCATTGCAGCAGTGACGCAGTATATTATGAGCAAGCAAACAATGCCGCAAAACGAAAGCAAAAAGCGTCTTCGCGATGTTATGAGCGAAGCGGCAGAGGGCAAGCAGGCCGATCAGTCAGAGATGAACGCGATTGTCATGAGTAAAATGATGAAAGTGCTTCCCTTCTTCATGTTCTTTATTATGATTACCGTTCCTGGCGCGTTGGCACTCTACTACGCTGTTTCAAACATCGTTGCGGTAGCGCAGCAGTCATATCTTCTTAAGAAAGATGCAGAAGAGATGGATGAAATAGCTGATGAGCCAGTTGCAAAACCAAAAGCTGGTAAAAAGGCCACGGCAAAAGCTCGCGAAAAAGCTGCAAAGCCGGCCAAAGTGACCAAGTCAACACCGACCGTTACCCGGATAAAAGCGAAGGATTCTAAAACGAAAGCGAGGAAGTAA